In a single window of the Streptomyces sp. NBC_00353 genome:
- a CDS encoding lipoate--protein ligase family protein produces the protein MHGEYKVPGGKLVVVDLDVIGGALRNVRVAGDFFLEPDEAILAIDAALEGAPANTDTAGLTARIDAALPASTVMLGLTSEGVAVAVRRALAQATEWSDYDWQLIHEAPQSPALHMALDEVITAEVAAGRRPPTLRVWEWASPAVIIGSFQSLRNEVDPEGAERHGVTVVRRISGGGAMFVEPGNTITYSLSVPDALVSGLSFADSYAYLDDWVLAALGDMGIKAWYQPLNDIATDIGKIAGAAQKRVVGPGGGPGAVLHHVTMSYDIDADKMLDVLRIGKEKMSDKGTRSAKKRVDPLRRQTGLAREAVIDNMIDSFRKRHGLTQGAVTPEELAQAEELVRTKFSTPEWTARVP, from the coding sequence GTGCATGGTGAGTACAAGGTCCCCGGCGGCAAGCTCGTCGTCGTCGACTTGGACGTAATCGGCGGCGCCTTGCGCAACGTACGGGTTGCCGGCGATTTCTTCCTCGAGCCTGACGAGGCCATCCTCGCGATCGACGCGGCCCTGGAGGGCGCCCCGGCCAACACCGACACCGCCGGGCTCACCGCCCGCATCGACGCGGCGCTCCCCGCCTCCACCGTGATGCTGGGCCTCACCTCGGAAGGCGTCGCAGTCGCCGTACGCCGGGCCCTCGCGCAGGCCACCGAGTGGAGTGACTACGACTGGCAGCTCATCCACGAGGCCCCGCAGTCCCCCGCACTCCACATGGCACTCGACGAGGTCATCACTGCCGAGGTCGCGGCCGGCCGCCGGCCGCCTACGCTGCGCGTCTGGGAATGGGCCTCCCCCGCCGTGATCATCGGCAGCTTCCAGTCCCTGCGCAACGAGGTCGACCCGGAGGGCGCCGAGCGTCACGGTGTCACCGTCGTCCGGCGTATCTCCGGCGGCGGCGCCATGTTCGTGGAACCGGGCAACACCATCACGTACTCGCTCTCCGTCCCCGACGCCCTCGTCTCCGGCCTCTCCTTCGCGGACAGTTACGCCTACCTCGACGACTGGGTGCTCGCGGCGCTCGGTGACATGGGCATCAAAGCCTGGTACCAGCCGCTCAACGACATCGCGACCGACATCGGGAAGATCGCCGGAGCAGCCCAGAAGCGCGTCGTGGGCCCCGGCGGCGGGCCCGGCGCCGTGCTGCATCACGTCACGATGTCCTACGACATCGACGCCGACAAGATGCTCGATGTCCTGCGCATCGGCAAGGAAAAGATGTCCGACAAGGGCACCAGGAGCGCCAAGAAGCGCGTCGACCCTCTGCGCCGGCAGACCGGTCTGGCGCGCGAGGCTGTCATCGACAACATGATCGACTCCTTTCGCAAGCGCCACGGCCTCACCCAGGGCGCAGTGACCCCTGAGGAACTGGCACAGGCGGAGGAACTCGTACGCACCAAGTTCAGCACTCCCGAGTGGACAGCACGGGTGCCGTAG
- a CDS encoding response regulator transcription factor: protein MNHQDTIRVLIVDDQALMRAGFRALLDAEDGIEVIGEAADGRQGVELARHHIPDVALVDVQMPLMTGIEATREIAADPLLAGVHVVILTNYGLDAYVFDALRAGAAGFLLKDTEPAELLQAIRVAARGDALLSPAITRRLIGEFVSRPPDRATAPGFETLTRREREVSALAARGLTNEEIAAHMVISPFTAKTHISRAMTKLGARDRAQLVVFAYESGLVAPRDQH from the coding sequence ATGAACCATCAGGACACGATCCGGGTGCTGATCGTCGACGACCAGGCCCTGATGCGTGCGGGGTTCCGCGCCCTGCTGGACGCCGAGGACGGCATCGAAGTGATCGGCGAGGCAGCCGACGGCCGTCAGGGAGTGGAACTGGCCCGCCACCACATCCCGGACGTGGCCCTCGTCGACGTACAGATGCCCTTGATGACCGGCATCGAGGCCACCCGCGAGATCGCCGCGGACCCGCTACTGGCCGGTGTCCACGTCGTCATCCTCACCAATTACGGGCTCGACGCGTACGTCTTCGACGCGCTGCGCGCCGGGGCCGCCGGGTTCCTTCTCAAGGACACCGAACCCGCCGAACTCCTCCAGGCCATCCGTGTCGCGGCCCGCGGCGACGCCCTGCTGTCGCCCGCCATCACCCGTCGGCTGATCGGCGAGTTCGTCTCCCGGCCGCCCGACCGGGCCACGGCCCCCGGCTTCGAGACCCTGACCCGCCGCGAACGCGAGGTGAGTGCGCTGGCCGCACGGGGGCTGACCAACGAGGAGATCGCCGCGCACATGGTGATCAGTCCGTTCACCGCGAAGACCCACATCAGCCGGGCAATGACGAAGCTCGGCGCCCGCGACCGGGCCCAACTCGTGGTCTTCGCCTACGAGTCGGGTCTCGTCGCGCCACGGGACCAGCACTGA
- a CDS encoding sensor histidine kinase: MQGDIDRRIRLLDAALAVAIGAAVLAAACAASRPDALDLLLVAVGTLALAGHRRAPRAVLAVTTVSMLGYVVHAHPGSWAAFPVLAAVHTAARGGRRAWGIAAGSLFLAGYFTVLIVAAPGTQDTVERTLLLLGWFLCAGVTGLIDRNWQAYLRQTEQRALDAERSREETALRRAGEERLRIARELHDSLTHSISIVKLQAGVAVHLARKRGSEVEPALLAIQEASGEAMRELRATLEVLRTDVVEPGTGLDRIDELVGRARTAGIDLSVTVTGVERPLPADVDRAAYRIVQEALTNVARHADRARTTIELVYGEHVLTVRVDDQGPGAPGDAVAAGTGLTGMGERVRALGGTLAAAPRPDGGFSVRVELPLQTSGTTV, translated from the coding sequence ATGCAGGGGGACATCGACCGGCGGATTCGCCTGCTGGACGCGGCGCTCGCCGTCGCCATCGGGGCGGCGGTCCTCGCCGCGGCCTGTGCCGCATCGAGGCCGGACGCACTCGACCTGCTGCTCGTCGCAGTGGGCACCCTGGCGCTCGCCGGGCACCGGCGGGCTCCGCGCGCCGTGCTCGCCGTCACCACCGTCTCCATGCTGGGGTACGTCGTGCACGCGCACCCCGGCAGCTGGGCGGCGTTCCCCGTGCTGGCAGCCGTGCATACGGCGGCGCGCGGCGGACGGCGCGCGTGGGGCATCGCCGCGGGCAGTCTCTTCCTCGCCGGATACTTCACGGTCCTGATCGTCGCCGCTCCGGGCACGCAGGACACCGTCGAGCGGACGCTGCTGCTGCTCGGCTGGTTCCTCTGCGCCGGGGTCACCGGACTCATCGACAGGAACTGGCAGGCGTATCTCCGCCAGACCGAACAGCGGGCGCTCGACGCCGAACGCAGCCGGGAGGAGACGGCGCTGCGCCGGGCCGGTGAGGAGCGGTTGCGGATCGCCCGGGAGCTGCACGACTCACTGACCCACTCCATCTCGATCGTCAAGCTGCAGGCAGGAGTTGCTGTCCACCTGGCGCGCAAGCGGGGCAGCGAGGTGGAGCCGGCCCTGCTCGCGATCCAGGAGGCGAGCGGCGAGGCGATGCGGGAGCTGCGGGCGACACTGGAGGTACTGCGCACCGATGTGGTGGAGCCGGGCACCGGGCTGGACCGCATCGACGAGCTGGTCGGGCGGGCCCGAACCGCGGGCATCGACCTCTCCGTCACCGTGACAGGCGTCGAACGGCCCCTACCGGCGGACGTCGACCGGGCCGCGTACCGCATCGTGCAGGAGGCACTCACCAATGTGGCCCGGCACGCCGACCGCGCCAGGACGACCATCGAACTGGTCTACGGCGAACATGTGCTGACCGTGCGCGTCGACGATCAAGGGCCCGGTGCCCCCGGCGACGCCGTCGCCGCGGGCACCGGACTCACCGGCATGGGCGAACGTGTCAGGGCCCTCGGTGGCACCCTCGCCGCCGCACCGCGCCCGGACGGCGGCTTCTCCGTACGTGTCGAACTGCCCCTGCAGACATCGGGAACCACCGTATGA
- a CDS encoding carboxymuconolactone decarboxylase family protein gives MTETFRYTSPAPPGAATGVVADVYAQLATDFGIDRATTFVVLSVSPPLLAGTWAVMRESLLAGQASRTGKEVVAAGVSLANRCPYCVTAHTVLLHATGDHALAERIARGEQPEDPAHRQLLAWGKDMSTSQPFPSEQAPEYIGTALAFHFINRIVSSLLTEDMLPGGAQKYRLVRSVAGRSLARTVRRELAPGESLALLETEGAAPEWAADTPIGTAFGALRTAAHLGAGLLSDEDAALVRTSVAAWDGVAPLPLQGEGLPDRAERPGARLALLAARAPYRITDEDVAAWQAPPFTDHCLVHLIAFGAICAVERIEANLTARTEEHA, from the coding sequence ATGACCGAAACCTTCCGATACACCTCACCCGCACCGCCTGGAGCGGCGACCGGAGTTGTCGCCGATGTGTACGCGCAGCTGGCCACCGACTTCGGTATCGATCGCGCCACGACGTTCGTCGTCCTGTCCGTCTCGCCGCCCCTGCTGGCCGGCACCTGGGCCGTCATGCGGGAGTCCCTGCTGGCCGGGCAGGCGTCGCGCACCGGCAAGGAGGTGGTGGCGGCGGGGGTGTCGCTCGCCAACCGGTGCCCGTACTGCGTCACGGCGCACACCGTGCTTCTGCATGCCACCGGCGACCACGCGCTGGCGGAGAGGATCGCCCGCGGCGAGCAGCCCGAGGACCCTGCACACCGTCAACTGCTGGCGTGGGGAAAGGATATGAGTACGTCGCAGCCGTTCCCTTCCGAGCAGGCACCGGAGTACATCGGGACGGCGCTCGCCTTCCACTTCATCAACCGGATCGTGTCGTCCCTGCTGACGGAGGACATGCTGCCCGGGGGCGCCCAGAAGTACCGCCTGGTACGGAGCGTGGCGGGCCGCTCGCTGGCCCGTACGGTCCGCCGCGAACTCGCTCCCGGCGAGAGCCTCGCCCTGCTGGAGACGGAGGGGGCGGCGCCCGAGTGGGCGGCGGACACCCCGATCGGCACCGCGTTCGGCGCGCTGCGTACGGCGGCGCACCTGGGTGCAGGGCTGCTCAGTGACGAGGACGCGGCGCTGGTACGGACATCGGTGGCGGCCTGGGACGGCGTCGCACCGCTCCCCCTGCAGGGCGAGGGGCTGCCGGACCGGGCGGAGCGTCCGGGTGCGCGGCTGGCGCTGCTCGCGGCGCGCGCCCCGTACCGGATCACGGACGAGGACGTGGCGGCCTGGCAGGCACCGCCGTTCACCGATCACTGTCTGGTTCATCTGATCGCGTTCGGCGCGATCTGCGCCGTCGAGCGCATCGAGGCCAACCTGACCGCACGGACCGAGGAGCACGCATGA
- a CDS encoding class I SAM-dependent methyltransferase: protein MTVTDAWNGQLGRHWADHPDRYNAMVARFDEPLFDAAAIGTEDRVLDIGCGSGFSTRLAARRAPRGRVTGVDVSVPLLERARARTDAGEFPSVSYELGDAQVHPFEPAGYDVAISRGGVMFFADHIAALTNIARALRPGGRLAFICPQPPSPDGEERKALGLLAALLGQEHAIENAVAVAMASLSDPERVRKVLGAAGFEEIGIVPVTATTSWGRDAADAVDFFVSRTPGLTVSDATRASMMDTLLPYETAEGVLLSAGVWVVGARLPL, encoded by the coding sequence ATGACCGTCACCGACGCGTGGAACGGACAGCTCGGCCGGCACTGGGCCGACCATCCCGACCGCTACAACGCCATGGTGGCCCGCTTCGACGAGCCGCTGTTCGACGCCGCGGCGATCGGCACCGAGGACCGGGTGCTCGACATCGGCTGCGGCAGCGGGTTCTCGACCCGGCTCGCGGCGCGGCGCGCCCCTCGGGGCCGGGTCACCGGCGTCGACGTCTCCGTGCCGCTCCTCGAACGCGCCAGGGCCCGCACCGACGCCGGAGAGTTCCCCTCCGTCTCCTACGAGTTGGGGGACGCACAGGTCCACCCCTTCGAGCCGGCCGGCTATGACGTGGCGATCAGCCGGGGCGGCGTTATGTTCTTCGCCGACCACATCGCGGCGCTCACCAATATCGCGCGCGCCCTGCGCCCCGGCGGCCGGCTGGCGTTCATCTGCCCGCAGCCCCCGTCGCCGGACGGCGAGGAGCGCAAGGCGCTCGGGCTGCTGGCTGCCCTGCTGGGGCAGGAGCACGCGATCGAGAACGCCGTGGCGGTGGCCATGGCCTCGCTCTCGGACCCGGAGCGCGTTCGGAAAGTGCTGGGCGCGGCAGGCTTCGAGGAGATCGGCATCGTCCCCGTGACGGCCACGACCTCCTGGGGGCGGGACGCGGCGGACGCGGTGGACTTCTTCGTCTCCCGTACGCCGGGTCTCACCGTCTCCGACGCCACCCGGGCCTCGATGATGGACACCCTGCTGCCGTACGAGACCGCGGAGGGCGTGCTGCTGAGCGCGGGGGTGTGGGTGGTCGGCGCCCGCCTGCCGCTCTGA
- a CDS encoding amidase: MSSAEAVELTEPTDSTGLADTARALADGRTTSTQQVSAALARIEASQSTLNAFRHLRATSALAEAAEADRRLAAGERLPLLGVPVAVKDDTDIAGMPTHFGCGGDLPAAAEDSEVVRRLRAAGAVIVGKTNSCELGQWPFTEGPAFGATRNPWHTGHTPGGSSGGSAAAVAAGLVPAALGSDGAGSVRIPAAWTHLIGIKPQRGRISVHPHHDAFQGLTVNGPLARTVADAALLLDAVAGAHPGDLHRPPPVAASAAAGRDPGRLRIALAWRPPLTLTGSAPHPAVRRAVTALAEALARLGHHVEEARPRYGLIGLGFVPRATAGIAELAALHPEPALLDPRTRSALRTGTRLGGRVVRAARAREVRQHRRIGRLFRTSPAGAGYDVLLTPTTAAPPPRIGAFDGLSAWRTDVAITEACPYAWPWNVLGWPGINVPAGFTADGLPVGAQLLGPSRSEELLISLAAQLEADQRWYEHRPPASAGS; encoded by the coding sequence ATGTCCTCAGCAGAAGCCGTGGAACTCACCGAGCCGACCGATTCGACCGGACTGGCCGACACCGCGCGGGCGTTGGCCGACGGCCGGACCACCTCGACACAGCAGGTGTCCGCCGCCCTCGCACGGATCGAAGCGAGCCAGAGCACTCTCAACGCCTTCCGTCATCTGCGTGCCACGTCCGCGCTGGCCGAGGCCGCGGAAGCCGACCGGCGGCTCGCAGCCGGTGAGCGGCTGCCGTTGCTCGGGGTGCCGGTCGCGGTCAAGGACGACACCGATATCGCGGGGATGCCCACCCACTTCGGCTGTGGCGGCGACCTGCCCGCGGCCGCCGAGGACAGCGAGGTCGTACGCCGGCTGCGCGCCGCCGGGGCCGTGATCGTCGGGAAGACCAACTCCTGCGAGCTCGGCCAGTGGCCCTTCACCGAAGGCCCCGCCTTCGGCGCCACCCGTAACCCGTGGCACACCGGGCACACCCCCGGCGGTTCGTCCGGAGGGTCGGCGGCGGCCGTCGCCGCCGGGCTGGTGCCCGCCGCACTCGGTTCGGACGGTGCCGGGTCCGTCCGGATCCCCGCCGCATGGACCCATCTCATCGGTATCAAACCGCAGCGCGGCCGGATCTCCGTCCACCCGCACCACGACGCCTTCCAGGGCCTCACCGTCAACGGCCCGCTGGCCCGGACCGTCGCCGACGCCGCGCTGCTGCTCGACGCCGTGGCGGGAGCTCACCCCGGCGACCTGCACCGGCCGCCGCCCGTCGCCGCCTCGGCAGCCGCGGGGCGCGACCCGGGCCGGCTGCGGATCGCCCTCGCCTGGCGGCCCCCGCTCACCCTCACCGGCTCAGCCCCCCACCCGGCCGTACGACGGGCCGTCACCGCGCTCGCCGAGGCCCTCGCCCGGCTCGGCCACCATGTCGAGGAGGCCAGGCCGCGCTACGGGCTGATCGGCCTCGGCTTCGTCCCCCGAGCCACCGCCGGGATCGCCGAACTCGCCGCGCTCCATCCCGAACCCGCCCTCCTCGACCCGCGCACCCGCAGCGCCCTGCGCACCGGAACCCGGCTCGGCGGCCGGGTGGTGCGAGCGGCGAGGGCGCGGGAGGTGCGCCAGCACCGCAGGATCGGCAGGCTCTTCCGGACCTCCCCGGCCGGGGCCGGGTACGACGTGCTGCTGACCCCGACGACCGCCGCGCCCCCACCCCGGATCGGCGCATTCGACGGTCTGAGCGCCTGGCGTACCGATGTGGCGATCACCGAGGCGTGCCCGTACGCCTGGCCGTGGAACGTGCTGGGCTGGCCCGGCATCAATGTCCCGGCCGGGTTCACGGCCGACGGACTTCCCGTCGGCGCCCAGTTGCTCGGCCCGTCCCGCAGCGAGGAGCTGCTGATCTCCCTCGCGGCCCAGCTGGAGGCCGATCAGCGGTGGTACGAGCACCGGCCACCGGCCTCCGCGGGCTCCTGA
- a CDS encoding nucleotidyl transferase AbiEii/AbiGii toxin family protein, whose protein sequence is MSVADRPFPGEPTFSDPSLAPRWRTARRTVQDHLLRVISESSWGDGLILRGSLPLQAWVGAAAREPGDLDWIVLEPSADDFVDRLDPYPYVDGIDVVQQWPEAADGAAAPELWTDGDCHATGGARPALAPDGLHWLGSDALEPSPEPQDEVAAALRAGQPPPEGIRIDPGAVTSDGVWMYRTYEKPGVRVVVPWQADGLPPGELRMDFAQDERLPEAPVWTACPRIDGGPPVPVRTASQGLSLAWKLLWLSEDQQAEGRSAAKDLYDAVLLAEHPRTRLSPRLLRTVLGPHAAGFSPETVLDWLVDWSAFHAEHRWVDGDPDGLRARLADALTALLDRAPER, encoded by the coding sequence ATGAGCGTCGCGGACCGGCCGTTCCCCGGCGAGCCGACATTCAGCGACCCCTCCCTCGCGCCGCGCTGGCGGACCGCCCGGCGCACCGTTCAGGACCATCTGCTCCGGGTGATCAGCGAGTCGTCGTGGGGCGACGGCCTGATCCTGCGCGGCAGTCTGCCCCTCCAGGCCTGGGTGGGCGCCGCTGCCCGGGAACCGGGCGATCTGGACTGGATCGTGCTGGAGCCGTCGGCGGACGACTTCGTCGACCGCCTCGACCCCTATCCGTACGTCGACGGGATCGACGTGGTCCAGCAGTGGCCCGAAGCCGCGGACGGCGCGGCGGCCCCCGAGCTGTGGACGGACGGCGACTGCCACGCCACCGGCGGGGCACGGCCCGCACTCGCACCCGACGGACTGCACTGGCTCGGCTCCGACGCCCTGGAGCCGAGTCCCGAGCCGCAGGACGAGGTCGCCGCAGCGCTCAGGGCGGGTCAGCCGCCGCCCGAGGGCATCCGGATCGATCCGGGCGCGGTGACATCGGACGGTGTGTGGATGTACCGGACGTACGAGAAGCCCGGCGTGCGCGTCGTCGTCCCATGGCAGGCGGACGGGCTGCCGCCGGGTGAGCTGCGGATGGACTTCGCGCAGGACGAGCGGCTGCCCGAAGCCCCCGTGTGGACGGCCTGCCCGCGCATCGACGGCGGACCGCCCGTACCGGTGCGTACGGCGAGTCAGGGGCTCTCGCTCGCCTGGAAGCTGTTGTGGCTCTCCGAGGACCAGCAGGCCGAGGGCCGTTCGGCAGCCAAGGATCTGTACGACGCGGTGCTGCTGGCGGAACACCCGCGGACCCGGTTGTCGCCGCGGCTGCTGCGCACGGTGCTCGGCCCGCACGCGGCCGGCTTCAGCCCGGAGACGGTGCTGGACTGGCTGGTGGACTGGTCGGCGTTCCACGCGGAACACCGGTGGGTGGACGGCGATCCGGACGGGCTGCGGGCGCGGTTGGCCGATGCACTCACCGCACTCCTGGATAGGGCTCCGGAACGCTGA
- a CDS encoding NCS1 family nucleobase:cation symporter-1: MASTAPPTPPTPPPPSQDLIADLSGRVELAPGAVPADNRFTNDDLLPVPLERRNWTTYNFAALWVGMAHNIPSWLLASGLVALGMDWKQAVFTIALANLIVLGPMLLTGHAGPKYGIPFPVLARASFGLRGANLPALIRAAVACAWFGIQTWIGGVGIFTLLGKAFGGWASASEIGGQPWTLWLCFGLFWVLELAIIYRGMDTLRRFENWAAPFVIVGAVVLLIWVAVKAGGFGPLLDQPSKLGWGADFWPVFFPSLMGMIAFWATLSLNIPDFTRFGAGQRAQVWGQSLGLPTTMTLFALLSVLVTSGSQAVYGEAIWDPVQLVARTDNVFGLLYALVTVLIATISVNIAANVVSPAYDLANLAPKIINFRTGALITGVVGVLIMPWKLTETPELYIFTWLGLVGGLLGTVAGILIADYWIVRRTVLDLADLYRPGGRYWYTQGWNWRAVLAFAVGGILAIGGSHSAPGKGPFPADGLIPFLKPLADYGWAVGLASSLVLYVLLSGRPAVRSHGSSAH; encoded by the coding sequence ATGGCATCGACAGCCCCACCCACCCCGCCGACTCCGCCGCCCCCATCGCAGGACCTGATAGCCGACCTGTCAGGACGCGTGGAACTCGCCCCCGGCGCCGTCCCCGCCGACAACCGCTTCACCAACGACGACCTGCTGCCCGTTCCCCTGGAGCGGCGCAACTGGACGACGTACAACTTCGCCGCGCTCTGGGTCGGGATGGCCCACAACATCCCGTCCTGGCTGCTCGCCTCCGGCCTCGTCGCCCTCGGCATGGACTGGAAACAGGCCGTCTTCACCATCGCGCTGGCCAACCTGATCGTGCTCGGCCCGATGCTGCTCACCGGCCACGCCGGACCCAAGTACGGCATCCCGTTCCCCGTGCTGGCCCGCGCATCCTTCGGCCTGCGCGGCGCCAATCTGCCCGCGCTGATCCGCGCCGCGGTGGCCTGCGCCTGGTTCGGCATCCAGACCTGGATCGGCGGCGTCGGTATCTTCACCCTGCTCGGGAAGGCGTTCGGCGGCTGGGCGAGCGCCTCCGAGATCGGCGGGCAGCCCTGGACGCTCTGGCTCTGCTTCGGTCTCTTCTGGGTGCTCGAACTCGCCATCATCTACCGGGGGATGGACACCCTGCGCCGGTTCGAGAACTGGGCGGCGCCGTTCGTCATCGTCGGCGCCGTGGTGCTGCTGATCTGGGTCGCCGTCAAGGCCGGTGGCTTCGGCCCGCTGCTCGACCAGCCGTCGAAGCTCGGCTGGGGCGCGGACTTCTGGCCGGTCTTCTTCCCGTCCCTGATGGGCATGATCGCCTTCTGGGCCACGCTCTCGCTCAACATTCCCGACTTCACCCGCTTCGGCGCCGGCCAACGAGCCCAGGTCTGGGGCCAGTCGCTGGGCCTGCCGACCACGATGACCCTCTTCGCGCTCCTCTCGGTCCTCGTCACCTCCGGCTCGCAGGCCGTGTACGGCGAGGCGATCTGGGACCCGGTCCAGCTCGTCGCCAGGACCGACAACGTCTTCGGTCTGCTCTACGCCCTGGTGACGGTGCTGATCGCGACGATCTCCGTCAACATCGCGGCCAACGTGGTGTCACCCGCGTACGACCTGGCCAACCTCGCGCCCAAGATCATCAACTTCCGTACGGGCGCGCTGATCACCGGGGTCGTCGGCGTCCTGATCATGCCGTGGAAGCTCACCGAGACCCCCGAGCTGTACATCTTCACCTGGCTCGGCCTGGTCGGAGGTCTGCTCGGTACCGTCGCGGGCATCCTGATCGCCGACTACTGGATCGTCCGCCGCACCGTCCTCGACCTCGCCGACCTCTACCGCCCCGGCGGCCGCTACTGGTACACGCAGGGCTGGAACTGGCGCGCCGTCCTGGCCTTCGCCGTCGGCGGCATCCTCGCGATCGGCGGCTCCCACTCGGCCCCCGGCAAGGGCCCGTTCCCGGCGGACGGCCTCATCCCGTTCCTGAAGCCGCTCGCGGACTACGGCTGGGCGGTCGGCCTCGCCTCCTCACTGGTGCTGTACGTGCTGCTCAGCGGCAGGCCGGCCGTCAGGTCGCACGGGTCATCTGCGCATTGA
- a CDS encoding TIGR03842 family LLM class F420-dependent oxidoreductase, which produces MDFGLVLQTDPPASAVVGLMRRAERNGFRYGWTFDSAVLWQEPFVIYSRILEHTERLVVGPMVTNPGTRTWEVTASTFATLNDMYGNRTVCGIGRGDSAMRVAGRKPNTLARLGEAIDVIRDLAEGREATVDGQSVQIPWIKDGKLPVWMAAYGPKALALAGQKADGFILQLADPYLTEWMIKAVRDAAAEAGRDPESVTICVAAPAYVGNDLDHAREQCRWFGGMVGNHVADLVSRYGAHSGLVPEALTEYIAGRSGYDYSHHGRTGNPDTAFVPDEIVDRFCLLGPAEAHIEKLQALRDLGVDQFAVYNMHDAREATIDAYGSEIIPALS; this is translated from the coding sequence ATGGACTTCGGACTCGTCCTCCAGACCGACCCGCCCGCCTCTGCCGTCGTCGGCCTGATGCGCCGCGCCGAACGCAACGGGTTCCGCTACGGGTGGACCTTCGACTCGGCGGTGCTCTGGCAGGAACCGTTCGTCATCTACAGCCGCATCCTCGAACACACCGAACGCCTCGTCGTCGGGCCCATGGTCACCAACCCGGGGACCCGCACCTGGGAGGTGACCGCCTCCACCTTCGCCACCCTCAACGACATGTACGGCAACCGCACCGTCTGCGGCATCGGCCGGGGCGACTCGGCGATGCGGGTCGCCGGACGCAAGCCCAACACCCTGGCCCGCCTCGGCGAGGCCATCGACGTCATCCGCGACCTCGCCGAGGGCCGGGAGGCGACCGTCGACGGGCAGAGCGTCCAGATCCCGTGGATCAAGGACGGCAAACTGCCTGTCTGGATGGCCGCGTACGGTCCGAAGGCACTCGCCCTCGCCGGGCAGAAGGCCGACGGATTCATCCTCCAGCTCGCCGACCCGTACCTCACCGAGTGGATGATCAAGGCGGTACGGGACGCGGCGGCGGAGGCGGGCCGCGACCCGGAATCCGTGACCATCTGCGTCGCAGCCCCCGCCTATGTCGGCAACGACCTCGACCATGCCCGGGAGCAGTGCCGCTGGTTCGGCGGAATGGTCGGCAACCATGTCGCGGACCTGGTGTCCCGGTACGGCGCACACTCCGGGCTGGTCCCGGAGGCCCTCACCGAGTACATCGCCGGGCGGTCCGGTTACGACTACAGCCACCACGGCCGCACCGGCAACCCGGACACCGCCTTCGTGCCGGACGAGATCGTCGACCGGTTCTGCCTGCTTGGCCCCGCCGAGGCGCACATCGAGAAGCTTCAGGCACTGCGCGACCTGGGCGTGGACCAGTTCGCGGTCTACAACATGCACGACGCGCGCGAAGCAACGATCGACGCCTACGGCTCCGAGATCATCCCCGCTCTGTCCTGA